The Vibrio ishigakensis genome has a window encoding:
- a CDS encoding type II secretion system protein codes for MKNLTHKRKWQIGALSLIAISALTLNKCAASSQSTTQEAQALISHLDLVLDAANQYAIDNGEVLPITSDTDPAFGYLDIDRLIKNPGLDTWQGPYLSYSDTWLGGEQYIGHPDYLATQLLAKEKGSEWVRGSTPEGCSSTSEACSIAACIWIVPLAVAQEINTMIDGVNSQESSDATGMIRYDKALYGGIVCKVGGEYPVSLPNHDD; via the coding sequence GTGAAAAATCTAACTCACAAGAGAAAGTGGCAAATTGGCGCACTAAGCCTAATAGCAATATCGGCCTTAACTTTGAATAAATGCGCTGCGAGTAGCCAATCGACAACCCAAGAGGCTCAGGCACTCATAAGCCACCTAGATCTGGTGCTTGATGCTGCTAATCAGTATGCCATCGACAATGGTGAGGTTTTGCCTATTACCTCAGATACCGACCCAGCTTTTGGGTATCTCGATATTGATCGCTTAATCAAAAACCCCGGTCTCGATACTTGGCAAGGTCCCTACCTTTCCTACTCAGATACTTGGCTAGGCGGAGAGCAATACATAGGTCATCCTGATTATCTTGCGACCCAACTCCTAGCTAAAGAAAAAGGGAGTGAGTGGGTCCGAGGCAGTACGCCGGAAGGGTGCAGCTCTACATCAGAGGCATGCTCAATAGCCGCGTGTATCTGGATAGTTCCTTTGGCGGTGGCCCAAGAGATAAACACCATGATTGATGGAGTGAACAGCCAAGAGAGCTCTGATGCGACAGGCATGATCAGGTATGACAAGGCGCTCTACGGGGGTATAGTCTGTAAGGTTGGTGGCGAGTATCCGGTTAGTCTCCCCAATCACGACGATTAG
- a CDS encoding MFS transporter codes for MTVSSPSLSLWKNRNYLRLLLAQVISLAGTGISSVCLALLAYDLAKADASVVLSIAFALKMLAYIALAPVFSVLSQRWPKRNALVLLDLIRACLIIGLPFVSEVWQVYVLMFLINTCSAAFTPLYQATLPQVLPDRDNYTRALSNSRIAYDLEQILSPILSAVLLSVMSFQYLFWIDAVTFFVSALLILHCLASTEDLSSQKVEKLNLRILFDGLIGYLSQPSLRSLWYAYLATASASAMVIVNTVVYVHEILGGGSSETALAMLAVGLGSMLVAVSLPKVVSPVNLHRSQALGLFLICLAFFIGTWLPSWIGYLVLCFLFGVGMSCIQTTSGLIINDASNGKDASKLFAAHFSLTHFWWLLTYLIAGVSASLWGVVGAYWLMLLVAVISSSAFALKRVLRRDAMQC; via the coding sequence ATGACCGTTTCTAGCCCCAGTCTTTCGTTATGGAAGAACAGAAACTACCTGCGCTTGTTACTAGCGCAGGTCATCTCTTTAGCTGGAACTGGCATTAGTTCTGTTTGTTTGGCTCTGCTGGCTTATGACTTAGCAAAAGCTGATGCTAGCGTGGTGCTGAGTATAGCCTTCGCCCTTAAGATGTTGGCTTATATAGCCCTTGCACCTGTCTTCTCTGTATTGAGTCAGCGATGGCCAAAGCGAAATGCTCTGGTTTTGCTCGACTTGATTCGAGCTTGCTTGATCATAGGCTTACCCTTTGTCAGCGAGGTGTGGCAGGTATATGTGTTGATGTTTTTGATTAACACCTGCTCTGCGGCGTTTACCCCTTTGTATCAGGCGACGCTTCCGCAGGTATTACCAGATAGAGATAACTACACTAGGGCATTATCAAATAGTCGAATCGCATACGATTTGGAGCAGATATTGAGCCCGATATTGAGTGCCGTTTTATTATCGGTAATGAGCTTTCAGTATCTATTTTGGATTGATGCGGTGACTTTTTTCGTATCGGCACTGCTGATATTGCACTGCCTTGCTTCTACTGAAGACCTATCCAGTCAGAAGGTAGAGAAGCTTAACTTGCGTATATTGTTTGATGGTTTGATTGGCTATCTATCTCAACCATCGTTGCGCTCGCTCTGGTATGCGTATCTAGCGACCGCATCAGCCAGTGCTATGGTCATAGTGAATACGGTTGTGTATGTGCATGAGATACTCGGCGGAGGAAGCAGCGAAACGGCGTTAGCCATGCTAGCGGTAGGGCTCGGTTCAATGCTTGTGGCTGTATCTTTGCCTAAAGTTGTTTCACCAGTAAACCTACATCGCAGTCAGGCTCTTGGCTTGTTCTTGATATGTTTAGCTTTTTTTATTGGAACTTGGCTACCAAGCTGGATTGGTTATCTAGTGCTTTGTTTCTTGTTTGGGGTGGGAATGTCATGTATCCAGACCACCTCAGGTTTAATTATCAACGATGCCTCAAATGGAAAAGACGCGAGTAAACTGTTTGCTGCTCACTTTTCATTGACCCACTTTTGGTGGTTATTGACCTATCTAATAGCTGGCGTGTCGGCAAGCCTATGGGGCGTCGTGGGGGCTTATTGGTTAATGTTGTTAGTCGCGGTGATAAGCAGTTCTGCTTTTGCTTTGAAAAGGGTGCTAAGAAGAGACGCGATGCAATGTTGA